In Acidimicrobiia bacterium, a single genomic region encodes these proteins:
- a CDS encoding DinB family protein has protein sequence MSNSLLGDAFAHHGWATLRLIDSCLPLSSNQLGTAVPGTFGSIIDTIRHLVGADCAYLYALTGGRVAMIDDGQLELPELRGAMEANAAAWVSLLAQDLDPDSVVVRHRDDGSEGHAPMSIRLAQALHHGTDHRSQVCTALTTLGVEPPAIDVWDFAERDGRLVEVPPPS, from the coding sequence ATGAGCAATTCATTACTCGGCGACGCCTTTGCGCACCACGGTTGGGCGACGCTGCGCTTGATCGATTCGTGTCTCCCCCTCAGCTCCAATCAACTCGGGACCGCAGTTCCGGGGACCTTCGGCTCGATCATCGACACGATCCGTCATCTCGTCGGCGCCGATTGCGCCTACCTGTATGCCCTGACCGGCGGGCGGGTCGCCATGATCGACGATGGGCAGCTGGAGCTTCCGGAGCTTCGCGGGGCGATGGAAGCCAACGCAGCCGCGTGGGTGTCGCTCCTTGCCCAGGACCTCGACCCGGATTCCGTCGTGGTCAGGCACCGTGACGACGGGTCCGAGGGTCACGCTCCGATGAGCATCCGGCTCGCCCAGGCCTTGCATCACGGGACCGATCATCGCAGCCAGGTTTGCACCGCACTGACGACCCTCGGCGTTGAGCCTCCGGCTATCGACGTCTGGGACTTCGCCGAGAGAGACGGCCGGCTTGTCGAGGTTCCACCCCCCTCTTGA